In one window of Miscanthus floridulus cultivar M001 chromosome 12, ASM1932011v1, whole genome shotgun sequence DNA:
- the LOC136498541 gene encoding pectinesterase inhibitor 28-like translates to MAATRASPLLLLLLIIQLNMLFHLPDSSSFITALAQPADEQQQNTKQHRQPALVQRTCNSTSFYDVCIAALAADPSSSTADVPGLCAIAVSAAAANASGTAAFLGNASDAAATPEADRELLRTCAGKYAAARDALLQARASLAEQAYDYAFVHVSAADEYPAVCRTLFRRRQQKQRASRPYPPELAKREEALRRLCTITLDIISLLQNQEPQ, encoded by the coding sequence ATGGCAGCGACCAGAGCATCACCTTTGCTTCTCTTGCTGCTCATCATCCAGCTAAACATGCTCTTCCACCTCCCCGACTCCTCCTCCTTCATCACCGCCCTCGCGCAGCCAGCTGATGAGCAACAGCAGAACACCAAGCAGCATCGCCAGCCCGCGCTGGTGCAGCGGACGTGCAACTCCACGAGCTTCTACGACGTCTGTATCGCCgcgctcgccgcggacccgtccAGCTCCACGGCCGACGTCCCGGGCCTCTGCGCCATCGCCGTCTCCGCCGCGGCCGCCAACGCCTCCGGCACCGCGGCCTTCCTCGGCAACGCCAGCGACGCCGCGGCCACGCCCGAGGCGGACCGTGAGCTGCTCCGCACCTGCGCCGGCAAGTACGCCGCCGCGCGCGACGCGCTCCTGCAGGCGCGGGCGTCCCTCGCCGAGCAGGCCTACGACTACGCCTTCGTGCACGTCAGCGCCGCCGACGAGTACCCTGCCGTGTGCCGGACGCTGTTCCGGCGCCGCCAGCAGAAGCAGCGGGCGAGCAGGCCGTACCCGCCGGAGCTGGCCAAGAGGGAGGAGGCGCTGCGCCGCCTCTGCACCATCACCCTCGACATCATCTCCCTGCTGCAAAATCAGGAGCCCCAGTAA